A segment of the Aridibaculum aurantiacum genome:
GTCGAGATAAAAACTTATTGTATGCACGGGTAAGACTGCGCAAGCCTGACTGGTGTCTTTGGGTAGACGTAGACGAGATATTCGAAGCCAATCTTACCCGGCAGCACTTCGACAGGTTGATGAGTGTAAGCTTCATCAATAAATACGGTTTCAGGCGTTTTCATTTTATTGACAGAGAACATTTCGCAGGCTCCTGGTTCAGGCTCAACTACAGCGCCGGGCACGACAGGATCATGTGGAGAGAATCTCCAACAGGCTATTTTCAAAATCTCATTATAGACTCACCCAATGTAAAAGGAATTAGTGGCCTGCAATGGAATACAAATTTTCGACTGAAACATTTGGGCTATATAGACAAATCTATTGTTGATAAAAAAGCAGCTATATATCGTGGCATCATTCCTGAAAAAGAGCAAACCTTCCAGGAAATGTATATGCACGGAGAGAAAAAGATCAGGTGGATCGACAACAGAAACAGCATCAAAGTTCGGTCATTAAACCTGCTGTTGACAGTTCTACGATTGAAAACTATACCGTGTAGGGCTTTTAATAAGATCAAGAGCAAGCTGCAAACCCGCCCACAGGAAGTGCAACCACAATTAGCATCCCTCCATTCGCAAGTAAAAAAAACGGTAGCACAGGATGAATTCAGTCATTAGGATTTTCAATTACAACTTTTATGTAAAGGAAATACTACTGGTATTTGCTACATACCTGCTCATGGAAAATATTTTTTCATGGCTGTTTGTACCAGTATCAGTTGTGGTACTTGGGTATGAGAAAGTTTTGAGCCTGTTCATTTATGCTTTTGTAGCTTACTCTTACCTGAAACTAAAACCAGGTGAGCGTATTTATGTAGTGCTTTTCACAGCTTACATGCTTAAGCTAATGTTCGCATCTCTGTTCGAGTTCGGCCATATCTTTAAGCAGTTCACCATGTTCACGGTGCTATATCCTATCATTTTTGTCATTTTCATAAAATACATCTGCCGCACCTACGACCTCGACCTGCTAGAGTTTATCGCAAAATTCTACCTGCTCACCTACATAGTCTTCATGGTCATCTATGGCCGAAACTTTTCGCTCAGCCTTGATGCTATTGAAATGGATGATTATGGTCCATTTTCCGGCGATGGCCGAATAGTGCACGCACGTTCCGTATTTATGATGATCATCCCTTTCCTTTGGTACCTGCACCAATACATAACACAACGCAAGACAACGGCATTACTGATCGTGTTGTTCTGCACGTTTGTTATCATTATGCACCAGCACCGCTCTGTATGGAGTAGCTGTCTGCTGGCAGTGATGGTGTACACCTTCATCAGCATTCGCACCAACCACAAAACGTTGGGCAGGTTTGCCAGCATATTATTAGGAACATTTATTTCCGTTGCACTTGTCTATTTCTTCCTTTCCAATATGGCACCACAACTGGTAGAGTTTCTTGGAGATCGTTTTAGCGAAATCTTCAATCCTGCAAAAGAAGGAAGCACCGGTAATTTTAGAATCGAACAGCGGGATGTTTATTTCAAATTATTCCTGGACCGCCCATTTTTTGGATGGACCTACGAAGGTTTTGAAATGGATAACCCCCTGGTAGATTGGTGGCCAAAGAATAGTGGCCAGCACTTTCATGAAACCTATATGGAAATGCTTTTCTACCATGGCATTGCAGGTTTCCTGTTTAAGTTCTCCTTCCTGTTTTACCTGCTATACCAGGTGTTCAGCAAAAAGCTTACAGAGCAAACCATCATCCTTTTATCAATATGTGTAGCCGGGATGATCTTCGCCTTCAACTACGTTCTACCTCTCATCTACTGGGGACATGTTGGCCTTTGCCTCTATTATATTGAAAAAGATAAAGCTAGCTACGAAGAAAGAATGGATACAGGATATAGAAAAGAAAGATGGCGTAATGAACAAATTGATCTTCAACTGCAAAGTAATCCCTCAAATAAATAATCCATGAATCATATTTGTACCTGGTTTTGCGCAGATGAAAAAGGAGAAGAAAGTCATTTTCCACAGACAGGCCAACTGTCGTCATCAGCTTCTCACCAGAATATCTACTGGCGCTGCATAATCTTATTCTTTATCACCAGCAAAAGGTTCAATAAAAAAGAAAAGCATATACTTTTCACCAATGTGAAGCAACTACCTGTAGTAGATGGCAGGTACATCAGCAGCTTACTTCACGAGCTGGATGTGGATGTGGTGTTTACCGACTTCAAATACAAAACGCCTAAAGGATATTACGGAGCCTTTCAAAACCAGTTCTATGAATTTTCTATCCTTGAGCATATAGCACACCACGATCCGAAGGATGAGAACATGTACCTGGTGCTTGATTCGGATTGTATCTTTTTAAAACCAGTAGAGGATCTTTTTGCTGCAGCCGCCCCACAAGGTTTTATTTCTTTTGAAGATGAAGTAAAGCCTGACTACATAATTAATGGTCTAAGCAGGAACGATATGAAGTCTTTGTATGAAGACCTGCTAGGAGAAGAAATACAAGAGATCCCTTCCTACCATCTTGGCGAATTTCTGTTAGCCAGCGCAGCAAACATCAGGAAGTTCTTCAGCGATTTCCAAAAGCTATGGCCAGTGCTGTTAGAACGTCACCAACAAGGAAAGAAAACTTTTAACGAAGAAGCCCATACACTTAGCTATCTCTACTTTAAGAACGGATTTAGAGCACACCCATCCAACAACTTCATGCGCAGGATCTGGACCAACCCACTATTCTACCGCGAGGTTCGCTCCACCGATGTTGACCTGGGTATATGGCATTTACCTGCCGAAAAAACCTTTGGCCTGTTCAGCCTTTACCACCACTTTATGAACGAGCTGCACAACTATGGCTGGAACATAAGCGATGAAAAGTACAGGCTACTGGCACAAAAGGAACTGGGCATCCCCTCTTTACCAGTGTCTATGAAGTTGAAATATTATACCGTTAGTTACTACCGCGCCATAAAAAAACGACTAACTAAAATTCCTGTATTAGCCCGCTTTTTATGAGTAGAAGTACAACCATAAGCGTGTTGATGACCACTTACAACCGCAAGCTGAAAACCCTCGCTTGTTTAAAAAGTCTGTACAGCCAGCAACTACCTGCAGGTGTACAACTGGTGGTTCACATAACCGATGATGCATCTATAGATGGAACACCAGAGGCTGTTGCAGCAACCTACCCTGCTGTTAATTTGCACAAAGGCACAGGCTCCCTTTATTGGGCAGGCGGCATGCGTTACACCTGGCAGCAAGCAATGACAGGTAAGCCACAGTATTACTTCCTGGTAAATGACGATACAGTACTGGAACCCAATGCTGTCGCTACGTTGCTTAAATCGTCTGCAAGTGCTCCTGCGCCTTCCATCTGCATCGGAAGCACCATAGACCACGAAACAGGTAAACAATCGTATGGTGGCAGCAGGCTTACAGCATCCAGGGCATGGAAAAGCTCTATGGTAGCGCCTGGCAACGATTTCATTCATTGCGATTTTGGTAATGCTAACATCATGCTGGTACCTGCCGAGATCGTACAGAACATTGGCATTCTTTCCGACGGCTACACGCATAGCCTGGCTGATTATGACTATACACTAAAAGCAAAAAAGGCAGGATACCAGGTAATTATTGCTCCAGGTTACTTAGGCAGTTGCAAAGACGATCACGGCAACAACTGGAAGTCTCAAAACGTACCGCTGAAGGAACGCATACAGTACCTGAAGAGCCCCAAAGGCCTCGCGTATAGTGAGTACCTCCTTTTCATCAGGCGCCATTTTCCATTTTCATATCCTTCCGCATTCTGCAAGCTTTGGCTCAAAACACTCTTCCCCGTATTGTGGGATCAGTTCAAAGGCAGGCAGGCAGTACAATAAAGCAGGCAAGTTTTTATAGACCCGCCAGCAGATCACTATCAACATCGTTGCGTCGCACACTTGTACTTAAGTACATAAGGCAACAAACGTACAACACTCAATACAACATTAAAATGACCATGATGAGCGAGAAAACGATCATAGCAGTATTCTGCTATAAGCGTGCAGCCAAGCTGAAACGTTCAATGGAAGCATTGCTTCAAAACCCCGAATGCGCAGAAATGGATGTCGTCTTCTTCTGTGATGGGCCTAAAGGAGAACATGATCGTGAAGGAGTGATGCAAACCCGCGCCTACATCGACACTTTGAGCGGCTTTAGAAACATCTACAAACATTACCGCGAAAAGAACTTAAGCACCGGGCCGAATTTCAAGCAAGGCATTACCTGGCTGTGCGATAACTACGATCGTTTTATAGTTGTAGAAGATGATTTAGTGGTAACGCCAAATTATATCAGCTACCTGCTAAAAGGTTTAGATTTTTACAAAGAAGATCAATCAATTTTTTGTGTTACTGGCTTCTGTTTTCCAATAGATGTAAAAGAATACAGGTACGATACCATTGTACACCGCAGGTTTTGCTCCTATGGCTGGGCAAGCTGGTCAAACCGGGTAAAGCATGTACAATGGGATAAGGAAGAGCTGGAAACCATTATGCAGCAACCAGGTTTTGTTGATAAACTAAATAAAGAAGGTCACGACCTATCGCGGATGGTAGTGAAGCAGATAAATGGAACCATCTCTACATGGGATATCCAGATGCAGGTGCATGTAGCAAGGCATGAACTAAAAGTTATCTATCCTATTATTTCTAAAGCATACAACATAGGCTTCGACAATGAGTCAACCAACACCTTTGGTATCGACTATTTAAAAACAACCCTTGACGACGGCACTGCCCGCAGTTTCAATTTTTGTTTATCCACTACTGAAATACCTGTACTGCAGCGCCAGTTGCGAAAGCCGTACAGTCTTCCTGCGCTAGCTAGCCGTAAGATTGCAAACACCTTTATTAAGTTTTCAAACAAAATAAAAGCCGCAGCTTCTGCAGCAGTCACTTTATGAGGATACTGGTTATACACTGCGCTTATTTATACAAAGGAGGAGAAGATGTGGTAGTGCAACAGGAGATGAACCTTCTGCAACAGCATGGTCACGAAGTAGAACTTTTACAATTTAAAAATGAAGGCCGCCAGTTGCTGAAACTCCTTCAACTTCCCTTTAACCTATCTTCTTATTTAAAAACGAAAAAGATAGTAAAATCTTTTAAGCCAGATATAGCCCATATACATAACCTGCATTTCGCTGCATCACCATCTGTTTTGTTCGCACTCAAGCATTGCAACATTCCAGTAGTTATGACACTGCATAACTACCGCATCCTTTGTCCTTCGGCTACCCTGTATGTAGAAGGCGAAATATTTCACCAGTCATTGCAGCAGGACTTCCCGGTTATGGCAGTGAAAAAAGGAGTTTACAAGAACTCTAAGTTGATCACACTTTGGCTGGCGATATGCATGGCACTCCACAGGAAATTAAACACTTACCACATACCAGCCAGGATGATCTGCCTGACAGAACATGCAAAGGAGATATTCAAAAATTCGAACCTGAACCTGAAGCGTCATCAACTGGTAGTAAAGCCAAACTTTTCTACCCCGCCGCACCAGGAAATACAGCCGCGTGGAGATCATTTTTTATACGTAGGCCGGCTAACAGAAGAGAAAGGAATCTTATTGCTGTTGGAAACTTTCGCCCTGTCCAGTATCACAATATTAATAGCAGGCGACGGCCCTCTAAGAGAGGAAGTAGAGTCATATGCCAGCAAGTATAGCAACATCTATTACCTCGGCATCTTAGATAAAAGCCGCATAAATGCTGCTATGCAAGCCGCTACAGCATTGGTATTTCCCTCAAAATGGTACGAAGGAATGCCATTAACCATTATTGAGTCATTTGCTGGAAGGCTACCTGTGATAGCGTCTAACCTTGGTGCAATGAAATCAATGATTGAAGATTCCTACAACGGTTTGCACTTCGAGGCTGGAAACAAAGCAGACTTTCAGAAGGCGATCTATAGATGGGCTAACCTGCCGGAGCATGAAAAAGAAGAATACAGGTCAAATGCCCGCACTACCTATGAACGTCTATACTCACCGGACAAAAATTTGCAGCACCTGCTGTTTATATACCGTTCTGCATTAGAAAAAGCAGAAGCACCTGCATTCTCTTTTGTGTAGTAAGCATAGAATGAGTTTTAGCCTCATCTCCACAATGATTAAGGAAGCCATTATAGCAGATCAGGTACTTATTCAGCTACAGAAATAGTGATTTTAGGTTCATAATTCTAAACCTTGTATCACTATTGAAGTGGCAGACAGAACACACAGGAAGAAAGCATTTCGAAATGCATTTATAATACATCTCCAATATCCTCCCAAACCATCATCAAGCCTATTTCGTAATTACGAATTGATACCCTTCTCTCAACGACCACACCTCATTCTCATTTAATCTAACACTTCTTGTCATGGACAAATTAAGCGTACTAAGTATTGCCGTATCTATTGGAGGATACCAGGAGTTTCTAAAAAACATTATTGCTAATGCGCTTGAACACAAAAGCGAATATATATGTGTGGCCAATGTACATATGCTGGTGGAAGCGCATAATGATCCTGCATTTGCTGAAGTGCTTGAAAAAGCAAATGTGGTAACGCCGGATGGCATGCCACTTACATGGGCTATGAAACTTCTTTATGGTTTTAAGCAAGACCGCGTAGCCGGTATGGATCTCCTTCCTGATCTTTTACTTAAGGCAGAAGACACACAATTACCCGTGTTCTTTTATGGCGGCACCAAAGAAATGCTTGATCAGACAAAGCAGTATCTATCAGTTCATTTTCCAAAAGTAGATGTAGCAGGTATGTATAGCCCACCTTTCAGAAAACTTACTGAAGCTGAAAATGACGAAGTAGTGAAAATGATCAATGGCTCTGGAGCAGGACTTGTTTTCGTAGCATTGGGTTGTCCTAAACAGGAAAAGTGGATGGCATCGATGAAAGGGAAGATACACGCAGAAATGATTGGCATTGGTGGAGCATTGCCGGTAATGGTAGGAATGCAAAAAAGAGCACCACTATGGATGCAAAAAAATGGACTTGAATGGCTCTTCCGTTTTAGCCAGGAACCAAAAAGATTGTTCAAAAGATATGCAGTAACGAATACGCAGTTTATAATGCTGCTAATAAAACAAATGATGCCATCGAAGAAGAAGCCTATCCTGGCTCGTTCTTAAAACTTGTAAAAAGAAAAATATGAACAACAGATTTCTACGCTCTTTACAAGTACTAAACGCATCTATAGATTTTATCTCGCTCAATTTTATTTTCCTGGTATGCCTTTACATATTCAGGAAAAGCAACCTGATTGGTCACGAGCAGGAATATCTATATTTTGGTTTTGCACTAAGCACATTATGGTTAGGAACGGTTGTCTCTACCAATATTTATCATGAGAAGCATATTCTATCTTTTGAAAGTTTTACTAAGGCCACAATAACAGCATACATATACCTGCTGCTTGGCATTAGCATCTATCTTTTCTTTTTCAGAATGATTGCTTTGTCGAGACTTTTCCTTTCTGTTCTTTTTGTTGCATTGCCTATAATGCTGCTTATCAACCGGTTCTTTTACCTCCATATTTTCCAGTACCTAAAAAGTAAAAGTGCATTGATGAGTAAGGTTATGGTAATTGGTTACAATAATCTTTCTAAAAAATTGGTTAGTTACTTGGAAGAAGATGGTATAAACAAAGAAATCGTTGGTTTTTGCGAAGAATATGAAAACGTGCATGAACTTTCAGAATATCCCATCCTTAGTAATATAGGTGGCGCGATGGAAGTTTGCAGGCAACACGGCATCACCGAAATATATTCTACGATTGCCCCAGAACACAACCAGAACATATATAAGCTCATACAAACTGCTGATGATAATTGTATAAGGTTCAAAATTGTCCCTGATTTAGGCATATTCATGAACCAAAAAATGCACATTGACTTTTTAAAAGAAATACCTGTAATGATGCTCCGCAGGGAGCCGCTGGAAGATATTAGCAACCGGCTAAAGAAGCGGTTATTTGACGTGTTTTTGAGTTCGCTGGTGCTGATCTTTATTTTGTCATGGCTGATACCACTCATTGCAATAATTCTAAAGTTGGAATCAAAAGGACCGGTGTTTTTTGCACAACCAAGAACAGGCAAAGACAAAAAAACCTTTATGTGCTTGAAATTCAGAAGCATGCGTGTGAACAGCCAGGCACATGAAAAACAGGCTACGCTCAATGATGATCGTATTACCAAGGTAGGAAGGTTCCTTCGCAAGACGAGCCTGGATGAGTTCCCACAGTTTATAAATGTATTTATGGGCCAAATGAGCATTGTTGGGCCTCGCCCCCACATGCTGAAACATACGGATGAGTACTCACAGATCATTGGAAAGTATATGGTTCGGCAATTCTTAAAACCAGGCATAACCGGCTGGGCACAAGTAAATGGCTTTAGAGGAGAAACAAAAACGGTTCACCAGATGCAAAAAAGAGTGGAATATGATCTTTGGTATATGGAAAATTGGAGTATATATCTTGATCTTAAAATGGTATTTTTAACAGCATACAACATGATCAAAGGAGAAAAAAATGCTTTTTGATATGCAGCAGGATCTAGCTTTAGAAAATAACCCGGAAAGGTCAACTTCATTTGCATGGCTTCATGCACCTTTTATAATCATTGCCAATCTATCAATCAGTTCTATTCTCTTCTTCCAAAACTTTACTTTAAATAACTGGTATATCACTTTAGCAACGTTGGTAGTATTATACATCGCGAGTGGAATACTTCATGCAACTTTCCAATCATCTTCCACCGCAACATTCTCTTATAAAACTTCGGCAGGAGTAAGAAAAACCTTATTATTTTCTATTGGTAATGCAGTAGCTATAGCAGCGCTTATAAGTTCAATTAACAATCAATTGATATGGCTAAGCATAGTAGCTACTGCATCTTTTTTTGCTCCTAATTTAATACTTCACACCTATAACTACTTCTTAAACATACCTGTAAAGCAGTACCCGCTTTGGTATAAGCGTAGAAACCTTATTGAAAATAAAGCGTTCGTCTTCCTAGCCAGTGTCCCGCTCAAAATTAAAGTTGCTCCAAAGTCCAGTGATACAAATCTGTCTACATTTACTTGTACTGCTCCGGCCCAAATGGAACTGGGTAGAGTTTTTCATTATTTTATCGTACAACAATTACGGGAAGAAGTAGATATAGAAACAGAAGATGAAGCCGGTCAATCTTTTGGTTGGCAGTTTTACATCAGGACTTTTGGTGGCTACCGGCTAACGCCACTCCACCCAGAAAAAAATCTGTGGGAAAACCAGGTAAAACCCAATGCTACTATTGTAGCTAAAAGAGTAACAACAGAATTGAACATGAGTTTATCTAACACTTCAATTAAAGAATATGAATTATTTGAACATTGAGGAAACAAAGAAGAAGAAGCGGCAGTTTTTTATCCTCTACCTTTCAACCATCTTAGTAATGGGAATCATAGGAACCGCTTTTTTAATTCCGCAGCCAGGATCTAAAGCGGTCGATAAAAAGATTTCCGCAGAAGAAAATAAAATAAAGGTTTATCCTTCGGCACAACCCGTTCAGCCAGTTGAAGATTATTCTAAAAAGGTAGATTCATTATATGAAGCACTTGAATTGAAGAACCAGGAAATTGCAGCACTGGAGCAGAGACTTACTGTGGCGTCTTCTGCTAAACCTACCACAACAACTAATAAAAAAGATTTAGAAGAAATCAATTTCCTAAAATGGGCACTTGAATCGCAGAGTGCTGATGTAATTAAACTTAAACGGGAAAATACAAAATTGAAATCGCAGGTAAATGATTTAAGACAATATCTCCAATAATTTTTTTTCTCCTACGCTGTCTGTATCATTTCTGACAATTGATTGTAAGGAATATAATTTACAGCATTAATATTTGCGGCTTCCATCTCAACACTTTTTCTATCTCCCACTATTCCAAATTTCTGCTCGGCTAGTTCCTCCTGTATATTAAGGATCATTTTTTTAAACTTCAAAAAATTTCCCTCGGCTAGATAAGTAAAAATATATTCCGGCTTTTTATTCTTAAGCATACTGATAATGTTCTGCTCAGGAATATTTGTGCCTAAATAAATTATTTTCAGTCCCCGCTCTTTTAAAATGTAGTACATGCATAACAACATCAGGTCATAATGCTCGTCTTGTGGAAGAAATAATAAGGCAGTACCTAAATTTTTAGTTTCAGGCTTCAATCTTTCTATTTCGTAAATAATTTTTTTTCTAATAAGCGAAACAGCTATATGCATTTCGTTGTCAGAGCTGGTATAAGAAAGCATGTTAACCTTTTCGAAGAAAGGAATGATAATGTGGAGCAAAGCAGATGATACAGAATATTTTTTAAAAACAGCGTCAAGTATTGCCTCAAACTCCTCTATATCTGTTTTAAACATACAGATCGTCAACCTGTTAATAGCAGCTAGATAAGTATCATCCCGATGCGTTAGAGAGTCTATTTTTTGTTTCAGCGCCTCCTTCGTCATACTGGATAAAACCGAGATTTTCCAACCGTTATTCTTCAGGATAGCTATATCAAGAAATGTCTCCAATAGGTTGACATCATAAACTCTGTCATTATATTCTGTCCTGGCGGGATTTGCTATTCCGTACCTCTTCTCCCACATCCTCAAAGTAGCAGCTTTGATTCCGGAGAATTTCTCTATATCGTTTATTGAAAAATATTTCATACCTCCACTTTGACTTTACACTTACGATGAAACCTGTCACCAGGTTCACAAGATGATAAATTATTTTAATAATTCAAATGGAAGGCAAACATTAGAAGTGAATATTTCTGCCTTGCAATAAATAGAGATAAATAATGTGCAGGCACTGTGGCAGTTATGGAAATAATCTACAATAATCACACCGGCTGGAATATTTTTTTCATTGGTAATCTAAACTTTATACATGTTGTTGATCGAGACCACGGGAATTATAGAATGGGGAGGGTTGTTCATCATTGCTGCGCTCGTATTTGCAGAAACAGGATTATTATTGGGTTTAGCAATACCTGGTGGTGAAACACTTGTGTTTACAGCAGGATTACTGGTGAGTACCAATACATTAGAAACTTCTATCTACGTTCTTGTTCCACTTCTCATTGCAATGGCTATTGCTGGCGACCTGAGTGGCTACTACATAGGTCGCAAATTTGGAAAGCGACTCCATGAAAAAGAAGATACCTGGTACTACCGGAAAAAATATTTTGAAATAGCCAAAGATTACCTGGACAGGCATTCAAAGCTCGCATTGATCCTTGGAAAGTTTCTGCCGGTCATTCGCCCGTTCACGCCCGTAGTCTCAGGCATGACAGGTGTACCTACCCAACGTTTTATTCCTTTGTCCGTTATCGCCTCTATAACTTATATCACCACTTTTTCAGTAGCAGGTCATTTCCTGGGACAACGCTTTCCTGTCATCAAAGAATATTTGATCTGGATATTACCGGTCAGCATCATTTTAGCAATAGGTATAATGTACAGCCAGGCAAGAAGTTACAATAGAAGTCATCGTAAGAGAAAGAACTGAGGCGGCTTAAATTTTGAAAATATATACAAGCAAAGGATGCAACGACCGTATAAAAACTATTGTCAGCTGTGAACACATAAACTA
Coding sequences within it:
- a CDS encoding MerR family transcriptional regulator translates to MKYFSINDIEKFSGIKAATLRMWEKRYGIANPARTEYNDRVYDVNLLETFLDIAILKNNGWKISVLSSMTKEALKQKIDSLTHRDDTYLAAINRLTICMFKTDIEEFEAILDAVFKKYSVSSALLHIIIPFFEKVNMLSYTSSDNEMHIAVSLIRKKIIYEIERLKPETKNLGTALLFLPQDEHYDLMLLCMYYILKERGLKIIYLGTNIPEQNIISMLKNKKPEYIFTYLAEGNFLKFKKMILNIQEELAEQKFGIVGDRKSVEMEAANINAVNYIPYNQLSEMIQTA
- a CDS encoding glycosyltransferase family 4 protein codes for the protein MRILVIHCAYLYKGGEDVVVQQEMNLLQQHGHEVELLQFKNEGRQLLKLLQLPFNLSSYLKTKKIVKSFKPDIAHIHNLHFAASPSVLFALKHCNIPVVMTLHNYRILCPSATLYVEGEIFHQSLQQDFPVMAVKKGVYKNSKLITLWLAICMALHRKLNTYHIPARMICLTEHAKEIFKNSNLNLKRHQLVVKPNFSTPPHQEIQPRGDHFLYVGRLTEEKGILLLLETFALSSITILIAGDGPLREEVESYASKYSNIYYLGILDKSRINAAMQAATALVFPSKWYEGMPLTIIESFAGRLPVIASNLGAMKSMIEDSYNGLHFEAGNKADFQKAIYRWANLPEHEKEEYRSNARTTYERLYSPDKNLQHLLFIYRSALEKAEAPAFSFV
- a CDS encoding glycosyltransferase family 2 protein, whose amino-acid sequence is MPKFIVMLRVKDGITFVHEWLACFEKLVDEIVVLDNGSTDGTYEILEAHPKVTDIIRTEGYNEGRDKNLLYARVRLRKPDWCLWVDVDEIFEANLTRQHFDRLMSVSFINKYGFRRFHFIDREHFAGSWFRLNYSAGHDRIMWRESPTGYFQNLIIDSPNVKGISGLQWNTNFRLKHLGYIDKSIVDKKAAIYRGIIPEKEQTFQEMYMHGEKKIRWIDNRNSIKVRSLNLLLTVLRLKTIPCRAFNKIKSKLQTRPQEVQPQLASLHSQVKKTVAQDEFSH
- a CDS encoding glycosyltransferase family 2 protein; this encodes MSRSTTISVLMTTYNRKLKTLACLKSLYSQQLPAGVQLVVHITDDASIDGTPEAVAATYPAVNLHKGTGSLYWAGGMRYTWQQAMTGKPQYYFLVNDDTVLEPNAVATLLKSSASAPAPSICIGSTIDHETGKQSYGGSRLTASRAWKSSMVAPGNDFIHCDFGNANIMLVPAEIVQNIGILSDGYTHSLADYDYTLKAKKAGYQVIIAPGYLGSCKDDHGNNWKSQNVPLKERIQYLKSPKGLAYSEYLLFIRRHFPFSYPSAFCKLWLKTLFPVLWDQFKGRQAVQ
- a CDS encoding DedA family protein; the encoded protein is MLLIETTGIIEWGGLFIIAALVFAETGLLLGLAIPGGETLVFTAGLLVSTNTLETSIYVLVPLLIAMAIAGDLSGYYIGRKFGKRLHEKEDTWYYRKKYFEIAKDYLDRHSKLALILGKFLPVIRPFTPVVSGMTGVPTQRFIPLSVIASITYITTFSVAGHFLGQRFPVIKEYLIWILPVSIILAIGIMYSQARSYNRSHRKRKN
- a CDS encoding TssN family type VI secretion system protein codes for the protein MQQDLALENNPERSTSFAWLHAPFIIIANLSISSILFFQNFTLNNWYITLATLVVLYIASGILHATFQSSSTATFSYKTSAGVRKTLLFSIGNAVAIAALISSINNQLIWLSIVATASFFAPNLILHTYNYFLNIPVKQYPLWYKRRNLIENKAFVFLASVPLKIKVAPKSSDTNLSTFTCTAPAQMELGRVFHYFIVQQLREEVDIETEDEAGQSFGWQFYIRTFGGYRLTPLHPEKNLWENQVKPNATIVAKRVTTELNMSLSNTSIKEYELFEH
- a CDS encoding WecB/TagA/CpsF family glycosyltransferase, producing the protein MDKLSVLSIAVSIGGYQEFLKNIIANALEHKSEYICVANVHMLVEAHNDPAFAEVLEKANVVTPDGMPLTWAMKLLYGFKQDRVAGMDLLPDLLLKAEDTQLPVFFYGGTKEMLDQTKQYLSVHFPKVDVAGMYSPPFRKLTEAENDEVVKMINGSGAGLVFVALGCPKQEKWMASMKGKIHAEMIGIGGALPVMVGMQKRAPLWMQKNGLEWLFRFSQEPKRLFKRYAVTNTQFIMLLIKQMMPSKKKPILARS
- a CDS encoding undecaprenyl-phosphate glucose phosphotransferase; amino-acid sequence: MNNRFLRSLQVLNASIDFISLNFIFLVCLYIFRKSNLIGHEQEYLYFGFALSTLWLGTVVSTNIYHEKHILSFESFTKATITAYIYLLLGISIYLFFFRMIALSRLFLSVLFVALPIMLLINRFFYLHIFQYLKSKSALMSKVMVIGYNNLSKKLVSYLEEDGINKEIVGFCEEYENVHELSEYPILSNIGGAMEVCRQHGITEIYSTIAPEHNQNIYKLIQTADDNCIRFKIVPDLGIFMNQKMHIDFLKEIPVMMLRREPLEDISNRLKKRLFDVFLSSLVLIFILSWLIPLIAIILKLESKGPVFFAQPRTGKDKKTFMCLKFRSMRVNSQAHEKQATLNDDRITKVGRFLRKTSLDEFPQFINVFMGQMSIVGPRPHMLKHTDEYSQIIGKYMVRQFLKPGITGWAQVNGFRGETKTVHQMQKRVEYDLWYMENWSIYLDLKMVFLTAYNMIKGEKNAF
- a CDS encoding O-antigen ligase family protein, yielding MNSVIRIFNYNFYVKEILLVFATYLLMENIFSWLFVPVSVVVLGYEKVLSLFIYAFVAYSYLKLKPGERIYVVLFTAYMLKLMFASLFEFGHIFKQFTMFTVLYPIIFVIFIKYICRTYDLDLLEFIAKFYLLTYIVFMVIYGRNFSLSLDAIEMDDYGPFSGDGRIVHARSVFMMIIPFLWYLHQYITQRKTTALLIVLFCTFVIIMHQHRSVWSSCLLAVMVYTFISIRTNHKTLGRFASILLGTFISVALVYFFLSNMAPQLVEFLGDRFSEIFNPAKEGSTGNFRIEQRDVYFKLFLDRPFFGWTYEGFEMDNPLVDWWPKNSGQHFHETYMEMLFYHGIAGFLFKFSFLFYLLYQVFSKKLTEQTIILLSICVAGMIFAFNYVLPLIYWGHVGLCLYYIEKDKASYEERMDTGYRKERWRNEQIDLQLQSNPSNK